In Equus caballus isolate H_3958 breed thoroughbred chromosome 7, TB-T2T, whole genome shotgun sequence, one DNA window encodes the following:
- the LOC100060406 gene encoding zinc finger protein 266 isoform X3: MLETYKNLITIGYQLFKPSLIFRLEEEEDLRTVERGVFQECKMQLKTRDSTIQQDIFWEKTPSRLEMERIHSGWELYDCEQCEKVFSEHSCLKSQRRTQNGGNTYEDNQYGTSFLTLHKKSSTREKLNMFNHWGKAISLTPHFVYRKIIVQNKAFKCSDGGKAFVNQSYFQAPMRTHNGEKPYECEECLRSFIHSTSLGLQLQTHTANSHYDCKECRKSFEQSTYFYSDVQVHTGRKLFKCKECGKAFIKSFEYIEHMKTYTGEKPVLCEVLGKSFRNSSYLYVHSRIQAEIELSKCKKCRESFKCSVPLNVHLQTHTGEKPLKCDKCDEVFATFLNDTKRLRSLAREKPFQCNICGKTFTRSSHFTVHKRLHTGEKPYKCEECGKSFKRSEHLKVHMQTHTGEKPYVCKECGMGFKRSMHLKVHMRTHTGEKPYECKECGKTFTQSSGLIYHNKIHTGEKPFKCDICGKAFTTSSNRIIHFRTHSGEKPYECKECGKGFKTSVHLNLHMRTHSEEKPYECKECGKGFKHSVRLNIHMRTHTGEKPYECKECGKAFTQFSGLSGHAKIHTGEKPFKCGTCGKAFALSSYLNRHFRTHTGQKSFECNICGKAFSSYSYIFIHKRIHTGEKPYKCKQCGKAFSFPNSFRRHERTHLERNPVTVRNVVKPSVIPIHFKDLKGPRCRAVLQM, translated from the exons GATATCAGTTGTTTAAACCCAGTCTGATCTTTCGattggaagaagaagaagatttgaGAACAGTGGAGAGAGGAGTCTTCCAAG aatgCAAAATGCAACTTAAAACCAGAGACTCGACAATTCAGCAGGATATCTTTTGGGAAAAAACACCCAGTAGGCTAGAAATG GAAAGAATCCACAGTGGGTGGGAACTCTATGATTGTGAGCAATGTGAGAAAGTCTTCAGTGAACATTCATGTCTTAAGAGCCAGAGGAGAACTCAAAATGGAGGGAACACTTATGAGGATAATCAGTATGGGACAAGCTTCCTTACTCTGCACAAGAAAAGCTCTACTAGAGAAAAACTTAACATGTTTAATCACTGGGGAAAAGCCATCAGCCTgactccacattttgtttataggAAAATTATCGTGCAAAACAAAGCTTTCAAATGCAGTGATGGTGGGAAAGCCTTTGTTAATCAGTCTTACTTTCAGGCACCAATGAGAACTCACAAtggagaaaaaccctatgaatgcgAGGAATGTTTGAGATCTTTTATTCACTCCACAAGCCTTGGTCTGCAATTACAAACTCACACTGCTAATAGTCACTATGACTGTAAGGAATGCAGAAAATCCTTTGAACAGTCCACATACTTTTACAGTGATGTCCAAGTGCACACTGGAAGAAAACTCtttaaatgtaaggaatgtgggaaggcctttattaagtcttttgaatatattgaacatatgaaaacatacactggagagaagcccgtTCTATGTGAGGTACTTGGAAAATCCTTTAGAAATTCCTCATACCTTTATGTTCACAGTCGAATTCAAGCTGAAATAGAACTCTCCAAATGTAAGAAATGTAGGGAAAGCTTTAAATGTTCTGTGCCTCTTAATGTTCACTTAcaaactcacactggagagaagcctttGAAATGTGACAAATGTGATGAAGTCTTTGCTACTTTCTTAAATGACACTAAACGTTTAAGATCTCTTGCCAGAGAGAAGCCTTTTCAGTGTAATATATGTGGGAAAACATTTACCAGGTCTTCGCACTTTACGGTTCACAAACGtcttcatactggagagaaaccctataaatgtgaGGAATGTGGAAAAAGCTTTAAACGTTCTGAGCACCTTAAAGTTCACATGCAaacccacactggagagaaaccctatgtatgtaaggaatgtgggatgGGGTTTAAACGTTCTATGCACCTTAAAGTTCACATGCGaacccacactggagagaaaccctatgaatgtaaggaatgtgggaaaaccttcaCTCAATCCTCAGGTCTcatttaccacaataagattcacactggagagaagcctttTAAGTGTGACatatgtgggaaagcctttactACATCCTCAAATCGGATCATCCATTTTAGAACTCAcagtggagagaaaccctatgaatgtaaggagtGTGGAAAGGGCTTTAAAACTTCTGTACACCTTAACCTTCATATGCGAACCCACAGTgaagagaaaccctatgaatgtaaggagtGTGGAAAGGGCTTTAAACATTCTGTGCGTCTTAACATTCACATGCGaacccacactggagagaaaccctatgaatgtaaggaatgtgggaaagccttcactcAGTTCTCAGGCCTTAGTGGACATGCAaaaattcacactggagagaagcctttTAAATGTGGCACGTGTGGAAAAGCGTTTGCTCTTTCCTCATATCTTAACAGACATTTTAGAACTCATACTGGACAGAAGTCTTTTGAGTGTAATATATGTGGGAAAGCGTTCAGCAGttattcttacatttttattCACAAGCgtattcacactggagagaaaccttataaatgtaaGCAGTGTGGGAAAGCGTTCAGTTTTCCTAATTCCTTTCGGCGTCATGAAAGAACTCACCTGGAGAGAAATCCTGTCACTGTAAGGAATGTGGTCAAGCCCTCAGTCATCCCGATTCACTTCAAAGATCTGAAAGGGCCACGCTGCAGAGCTGTTCTGCAAATGTAA
- the LOC100060406 gene encoding zinc finger protein 266 isoform X2, whose product MDSVTFADVAVHFTREEWTLLDPAQKNLYRDVMLETYKNLITIGYQLFKPSLIFRLEEEEDLRTVERGVFQECKMQLKTRDSTIQQDIFWEKTPSRLEMERIHSGWELYDCEQCEKVFSEHSCLKSQRRTQNGGNTYEDNQYGTSFLTLHKKSSTREKLNMFNHWGKAISLTPHFVYRKIIVQNKAFKCSDGGKAFVNQSYFQAPMRTHNGEKPYECEECLRSFIHSTSLGLQLQTHTANSHYDCKECRKSFEQSTYFYSDVQVHTGRKLFKCKECGKAFIKSFEYIEHMKTYTGEKPVLCEVLGKSFRNSSYLYVHSRIQAEIELSKCKKCRESFKCSVPLNVHLQTHTGEKPLKCDKCDEVFATFLNDTKRLRSLAREKPFQCNICGKTFTRSSHFTVHKRLHTGEKPYKCEECGKSFKRSEHLKVHMQTHTGEKPYVCKECGMGFKRSMHLKVHMRTHTGEKPYECKECGKTFTQSSGLIYHNKIHTGEKPFKCDICGKAFTTSSNRIIHFRTHSGEKPYECKECGKGFKTSVHLNLHMRTHSEEKPYECKECGKGFKHSVRLNIHMRTHTGEKPYECKECGKAFTQFSGLSGHAKIHTGEKPFKCGTCGKAFALSSYLNRHFRTHTGQKSFECNICGKAFSSYSYIFIHKRIHTGEKPYKCKQCGKAFSFPNSFRRHERTHLERNPVTVRNVVKPSVIPIHFKDLKGPRCRAVLQM is encoded by the exons GATATCAGTTGTTTAAACCCAGTCTGATCTTTCGattggaagaagaagaagatttgaGAACAGTGGAGAGAGGAGTCTTCCAAG aatgCAAAATGCAACTTAAAACCAGAGACTCGACAATTCAGCAGGATATCTTTTGGGAAAAAACACCCAGTAGGCTAGAAATG GAAAGAATCCACAGTGGGTGGGAACTCTATGATTGTGAGCAATGTGAGAAAGTCTTCAGTGAACATTCATGTCTTAAGAGCCAGAGGAGAACTCAAAATGGAGGGAACACTTATGAGGATAATCAGTATGGGACAAGCTTCCTTACTCTGCACAAGAAAAGCTCTACTAGAGAAAAACTTAACATGTTTAATCACTGGGGAAAAGCCATCAGCCTgactccacattttgtttataggAAAATTATCGTGCAAAACAAAGCTTTCAAATGCAGTGATGGTGGGAAAGCCTTTGTTAATCAGTCTTACTTTCAGGCACCAATGAGAACTCACAAtggagaaaaaccctatgaatgcgAGGAATGTTTGAGATCTTTTATTCACTCCACAAGCCTTGGTCTGCAATTACAAACTCACACTGCTAATAGTCACTATGACTGTAAGGAATGCAGAAAATCCTTTGAACAGTCCACATACTTTTACAGTGATGTCCAAGTGCACACTGGAAGAAAACTCtttaaatgtaaggaatgtgggaaggcctttattaagtcttttgaatatattgaacatatgaaaacatacactggagagaagcccgtTCTATGTGAGGTACTTGGAAAATCCTTTAGAAATTCCTCATACCTTTATGTTCACAGTCGAATTCAAGCTGAAATAGAACTCTCCAAATGTAAGAAATGTAGGGAAAGCTTTAAATGTTCTGTGCCTCTTAATGTTCACTTAcaaactcacactggagagaagcctttGAAATGTGACAAATGTGATGAAGTCTTTGCTACTTTCTTAAATGACACTAAACGTTTAAGATCTCTTGCCAGAGAGAAGCCTTTTCAGTGTAATATATGTGGGAAAACATTTACCAGGTCTTCGCACTTTACGGTTCACAAACGtcttcatactggagagaaaccctataaatgtgaGGAATGTGGAAAAAGCTTTAAACGTTCTGAGCACCTTAAAGTTCACATGCAaacccacactggagagaaaccctatgtatgtaaggaatgtgggatgGGGTTTAAACGTTCTATGCACCTTAAAGTTCACATGCGaacccacactggagagaaaccctatgaatgtaaggaatgtgggaaaaccttcaCTCAATCCTCAGGTCTcatttaccacaataagattcacactggagagaagcctttTAAGTGTGACatatgtgggaaagcctttactACATCCTCAAATCGGATCATCCATTTTAGAACTCAcagtggagagaaaccctatgaatgtaaggagtGTGGAAAGGGCTTTAAAACTTCTGTACACCTTAACCTTCATATGCGAACCCACAGTgaagagaaaccctatgaatgtaaggagtGTGGAAAGGGCTTTAAACATTCTGTGCGTCTTAACATTCACATGCGaacccacactggagagaaaccctatgaatgtaaggaatgtgggaaagccttcactcAGTTCTCAGGCCTTAGTGGACATGCAaaaattcacactggagagaagcctttTAAATGTGGCACGTGTGGAAAAGCGTTTGCTCTTTCCTCATATCTTAACAGACATTTTAGAACTCATACTGGACAGAAGTCTTTTGAGTGTAATATATGTGGGAAAGCGTTCAGCAGttattcttacatttttattCACAAGCgtattcacactggagagaaaccttataaatgtaaGCAGTGTGGGAAAGCGTTCAGTTTTCCTAATTCCTTTCGGCGTCATGAAAGAACTCACCTGGAGAGAAATCCTGTCACTGTAAGGAATGTGGTCAAGCCCTCAGTCATCCCGATTCACTTCAAAGATCTGAAAGGGCCACGCTGCAGAGCTGTTCTGCAAATGTAA
- the LOC100060406 gene encoding zinc finger protein 266 isoform X1 gives MASHIPQLEGPATKDSVTFADVAVHFTREEWTLLDPAQKNLYRDVMLETYKNLITIGYQLFKPSLIFRLEEEEDLRTVERGVFQECKMQLKTRDSTIQQDIFWEKTPSRLEMERIHSGWELYDCEQCEKVFSEHSCLKSQRRTQNGGNTYEDNQYGTSFLTLHKKSSTREKLNMFNHWGKAISLTPHFVYRKIIVQNKAFKCSDGGKAFVNQSYFQAPMRTHNGEKPYECEECLRSFIHSTSLGLQLQTHTANSHYDCKECRKSFEQSTYFYSDVQVHTGRKLFKCKECGKAFIKSFEYIEHMKTYTGEKPVLCEVLGKSFRNSSYLYVHSRIQAEIELSKCKKCRESFKCSVPLNVHLQTHTGEKPLKCDKCDEVFATFLNDTKRLRSLAREKPFQCNICGKTFTRSSHFTVHKRLHTGEKPYKCEECGKSFKRSEHLKVHMQTHTGEKPYVCKECGMGFKRSMHLKVHMRTHTGEKPYECKECGKTFTQSSGLIYHNKIHTGEKPFKCDICGKAFTTSSNRIIHFRTHSGEKPYECKECGKGFKTSVHLNLHMRTHSEEKPYECKECGKGFKHSVRLNIHMRTHTGEKPYECKECGKAFTQFSGLSGHAKIHTGEKPFKCGTCGKAFALSSYLNRHFRTHTGQKSFECNICGKAFSSYSYIFIHKRIHTGEKPYKCKQCGKAFSFPNSFRRHERTHLERNPVTVRNVVKPSVIPIHFKDLKGPRCRAVLQM, from the exons GATATCAGTTGTTTAAACCCAGTCTGATCTTTCGattggaagaagaagaagatttgaGAACAGTGGAGAGAGGAGTCTTCCAAG aatgCAAAATGCAACTTAAAACCAGAGACTCGACAATTCAGCAGGATATCTTTTGGGAAAAAACACCCAGTAGGCTAGAAATG GAAAGAATCCACAGTGGGTGGGAACTCTATGATTGTGAGCAATGTGAGAAAGTCTTCAGTGAACATTCATGTCTTAAGAGCCAGAGGAGAACTCAAAATGGAGGGAACACTTATGAGGATAATCAGTATGGGACAAGCTTCCTTACTCTGCACAAGAAAAGCTCTACTAGAGAAAAACTTAACATGTTTAATCACTGGGGAAAAGCCATCAGCCTgactccacattttgtttataggAAAATTATCGTGCAAAACAAAGCTTTCAAATGCAGTGATGGTGGGAAAGCCTTTGTTAATCAGTCTTACTTTCAGGCACCAATGAGAACTCACAAtggagaaaaaccctatgaatgcgAGGAATGTTTGAGATCTTTTATTCACTCCACAAGCCTTGGTCTGCAATTACAAACTCACACTGCTAATAGTCACTATGACTGTAAGGAATGCAGAAAATCCTTTGAACAGTCCACATACTTTTACAGTGATGTCCAAGTGCACACTGGAAGAAAACTCtttaaatgtaaggaatgtgggaaggcctttattaagtcttttgaatatattgaacatatgaaaacatacactggagagaagcccgtTCTATGTGAGGTACTTGGAAAATCCTTTAGAAATTCCTCATACCTTTATGTTCACAGTCGAATTCAAGCTGAAATAGAACTCTCCAAATGTAAGAAATGTAGGGAAAGCTTTAAATGTTCTGTGCCTCTTAATGTTCACTTAcaaactcacactggagagaagcctttGAAATGTGACAAATGTGATGAAGTCTTTGCTACTTTCTTAAATGACACTAAACGTTTAAGATCTCTTGCCAGAGAGAAGCCTTTTCAGTGTAATATATGTGGGAAAACATTTACCAGGTCTTCGCACTTTACGGTTCACAAACGtcttcatactggagagaaaccctataaatgtgaGGAATGTGGAAAAAGCTTTAAACGTTCTGAGCACCTTAAAGTTCACATGCAaacccacactggagagaaaccctatgtatgtaaggaatgtgggatgGGGTTTAAACGTTCTATGCACCTTAAAGTTCACATGCGaacccacactggagagaaaccctatgaatgtaaggaatgtgggaaaaccttcaCTCAATCCTCAGGTCTcatttaccacaataagattcacactggagagaagcctttTAAGTGTGACatatgtgggaaagcctttactACATCCTCAAATCGGATCATCCATTTTAGAACTCAcagtggagagaaaccctatgaatgtaaggagtGTGGAAAGGGCTTTAAAACTTCTGTACACCTTAACCTTCATATGCGAACCCACAGTgaagagaaaccctatgaatgtaaggagtGTGGAAAGGGCTTTAAACATTCTGTGCGTCTTAACATTCACATGCGaacccacactggagagaaaccctatgaatgtaaggaatgtgggaaagccttcactcAGTTCTCAGGCCTTAGTGGACATGCAaaaattcacactggagagaagcctttTAAATGTGGCACGTGTGGAAAAGCGTTTGCTCTTTCCTCATATCTTAACAGACATTTTAGAACTCATACTGGACAGAAGTCTTTTGAGTGTAATATATGTGGGAAAGCGTTCAGCAGttattcttacatttttattCACAAGCgtattcacactggagagaaaccttataaatgtaaGCAGTGTGGGAAAGCGTTCAGTTTTCCTAATTCCTTTCGGCGTCATGAAAGAACTCACCTGGAGAGAAATCCTGTCACTGTAAGGAATGTGGTCAAGCCCTCAGTCATCCCGATTCACTTCAAAGATCTGAAAGGGCCACGCTGCAGAGCTGTTCTGCAAATGTAA
- the LOC100060406 gene encoding zinc finger protein 266 isoform X4: MKFDNQWSRYQLFKPSLIFRLEEEEDLRTVERGVFQECKMQLKTRDSTIQQDIFWEKTPSRLEMERIHSGWELYDCEQCEKVFSEHSCLKSQRRTQNGGNTYEDNQYGTSFLTLHKKSSTREKLNMFNHWGKAISLTPHFVYRKIIVQNKAFKCSDGGKAFVNQSYFQAPMRTHNGEKPYECEECLRSFIHSTSLGLQLQTHTANSHYDCKECRKSFEQSTYFYSDVQVHTGRKLFKCKECGKAFIKSFEYIEHMKTYTGEKPVLCEVLGKSFRNSSYLYVHSRIQAEIELSKCKKCRESFKCSVPLNVHLQTHTGEKPLKCDKCDEVFATFLNDTKRLRSLAREKPFQCNICGKTFTRSSHFTVHKRLHTGEKPYKCEECGKSFKRSEHLKVHMQTHTGEKPYVCKECGMGFKRSMHLKVHMRTHTGEKPYECKECGKTFTQSSGLIYHNKIHTGEKPFKCDICGKAFTTSSNRIIHFRTHSGEKPYECKECGKGFKTSVHLNLHMRTHSEEKPYECKECGKGFKHSVRLNIHMRTHTGEKPYECKECGKAFTQFSGLSGHAKIHTGEKPFKCGTCGKAFALSSYLNRHFRTHTGQKSFECNICGKAFSSYSYIFIHKRIHTGEKPYKCKQCGKAFSFPNSFRRHERTHLERNPVTVRNVVKPSVIPIHFKDLKGPRCRAVLQM; this comes from the exons GATATCAGTTGTTTAAACCCAGTCTGATCTTTCGattggaagaagaagaagatttgaGAACAGTGGAGAGAGGAGTCTTCCAAG aatgCAAAATGCAACTTAAAACCAGAGACTCGACAATTCAGCAGGATATCTTTTGGGAAAAAACACCCAGTAGGCTAGAAATG GAAAGAATCCACAGTGGGTGGGAACTCTATGATTGTGAGCAATGTGAGAAAGTCTTCAGTGAACATTCATGTCTTAAGAGCCAGAGGAGAACTCAAAATGGAGGGAACACTTATGAGGATAATCAGTATGGGACAAGCTTCCTTACTCTGCACAAGAAAAGCTCTACTAGAGAAAAACTTAACATGTTTAATCACTGGGGAAAAGCCATCAGCCTgactccacattttgtttataggAAAATTATCGTGCAAAACAAAGCTTTCAAATGCAGTGATGGTGGGAAAGCCTTTGTTAATCAGTCTTACTTTCAGGCACCAATGAGAACTCACAAtggagaaaaaccctatgaatgcgAGGAATGTTTGAGATCTTTTATTCACTCCACAAGCCTTGGTCTGCAATTACAAACTCACACTGCTAATAGTCACTATGACTGTAAGGAATGCAGAAAATCCTTTGAACAGTCCACATACTTTTACAGTGATGTCCAAGTGCACACTGGAAGAAAACTCtttaaatgtaaggaatgtgggaaggcctttattaagtcttttgaatatattgaacatatgaaaacatacactggagagaagcccgtTCTATGTGAGGTACTTGGAAAATCCTTTAGAAATTCCTCATACCTTTATGTTCACAGTCGAATTCAAGCTGAAATAGAACTCTCCAAATGTAAGAAATGTAGGGAAAGCTTTAAATGTTCTGTGCCTCTTAATGTTCACTTAcaaactcacactggagagaagcctttGAAATGTGACAAATGTGATGAAGTCTTTGCTACTTTCTTAAATGACACTAAACGTTTAAGATCTCTTGCCAGAGAGAAGCCTTTTCAGTGTAATATATGTGGGAAAACATTTACCAGGTCTTCGCACTTTACGGTTCACAAACGtcttcatactggagagaaaccctataaatgtgaGGAATGTGGAAAAAGCTTTAAACGTTCTGAGCACCTTAAAGTTCACATGCAaacccacactggagagaaaccctatgtatgtaaggaatgtgggatgGGGTTTAAACGTTCTATGCACCTTAAAGTTCACATGCGaacccacactggagagaaaccctatgaatgtaaggaatgtgggaaaaccttcaCTCAATCCTCAGGTCTcatttaccacaataagattcacactggagagaagcctttTAAGTGTGACatatgtgggaaagcctttactACATCCTCAAATCGGATCATCCATTTTAGAACTCAcagtggagagaaaccctatgaatgtaaggagtGTGGAAAGGGCTTTAAAACTTCTGTACACCTTAACCTTCATATGCGAACCCACAGTgaagagaaaccctatgaatgtaaggagtGTGGAAAGGGCTTTAAACATTCTGTGCGTCTTAACATTCACATGCGaacccacactggagagaaaccctatgaatgtaaggaatgtgggaaagccttcactcAGTTCTCAGGCCTTAGTGGACATGCAaaaattcacactggagagaagcctttTAAATGTGGCACGTGTGGAAAAGCGTTTGCTCTTTCCTCATATCTTAACAGACATTTTAGAACTCATACTGGACAGAAGTCTTTTGAGTGTAATATATGTGGGAAAGCGTTCAGCAGttattcttacatttttattCACAAGCgtattcacactggagagaaaccttataaatgtaaGCAGTGTGGGAAAGCGTTCAGTTTTCCTAATTCCTTTCGGCGTCATGAAAGAACTCACCTGGAGAGAAATCCTGTCACTGTAAGGAATGTGGTCAAGCCCTCAGTCATCCCGATTCACTTCAAAGATCTGAAAGGGCCACGCTGCAGAGCTGTTCTGCAAATGTAA